A genomic window from Candidatus Methylacidiphilum fumarolicum includes:
- a CDS encoding NAD(P)/FAD-dependent oxidoreductase, giving the protein MKPITIIGGGLAGLALGIGLRRYKIPVAVYERNDYPLKKVCGEFLSGLPQKVIQQLGIRPILDRFPLASSASLSIGDSQPTLLHFTLPVYLTARERLDTEFAQLFVDHGGSLYTKTQCDPTLCQEAVVLATGKKRIGGPWIGLKVHLQGIELKHDLEMYAAKDGYVGLCKIDHSTVNLCGLFKKKKFSVTSKKELLAFFLKTSQLAKPYHYLEEANFMEKSFVAIPSFSLGFQHTKSEPMVALGDAFGVLPPFLGNGMAMAMESAALALDDLIAYAQGSKSWTETLRQIHHKLKKTFALRITLGLCLHPLLFKKSPLQTVLIKKPIVSFLYTLTRSMES; this is encoded by the coding sequence ATGAAACCGATTACGATCATTGGCGGAGGACTAGCTGGCTTAGCTTTAGGCATAGGGCTGCGTCGCTACAAGATCCCAGTTGCTGTGTACGAGAGAAACGATTATCCGCTTAAGAAAGTCTGCGGGGAATTCCTTTCTGGACTGCCTCAAAAGGTAATTCAGCAATTAGGAATCAGGCCTATCCTCGATCGCTTTCCGCTCGCTTCATCGGCCAGTCTATCGATAGGAGATAGTCAACCAACCCTTCTTCACTTCACTTTGCCTGTGTATTTAACTGCTCGAGAACGTTTAGATACCGAGTTTGCACAACTTTTCGTGGATCACGGGGGCAGCCTGTATACAAAAACCCAGTGCGATCCTACCCTCTGTCAAGAAGCTGTTGTCTTGGCTACCGGTAAAAAGCGGATTGGTGGACCATGGATCGGGCTTAAAGTGCATCTCCAAGGGATTGAATTAAAACATGACCTGGAAATGTATGCAGCTAAAGACGGTTACGTTGGACTTTGCAAGATTGATCATAGCACCGTTAACCTTTGTGGGCTATTCAAAAAGAAGAAATTTTCGGTTACGTCTAAAAAAGAACTCCTTGCGTTTTTTCTTAAAACATCGCAGCTTGCAAAGCCTTACCATTACTTAGAAGAAGCTAACTTTATGGAAAAGAGTTTTGTAGCCATTCCTTCTTTTTCTCTCGGATTCCAACACACAAAGTCTGAACCTATGGTAGCCCTTGGGGATGCCTTTGGCGTGCTTCCACCTTTCCTAGGTAACGGTATGGCCATGGCTATGGAATCGGCTGCTTTGGCCCTCGATGATCTCATAGCTTACGCCCAAGGCTCCAAAAGTTGGACAGAAACTCTAAGGCAAATCCACCATAAACTGAAAAAGACCTTTGCCCTTCGAATAACCCTTGGCCTTTGCTTGCATCCCCTCCTTTTTAAAAAATCTCCTCTCCAAACGGTCTTGATCAAAAAGCCTATCGTTTCCTTTCTTTATACCCTGACAAGGTCCATGGAGTCTTAG
- a CDS encoding arsenate reductase ArsC, whose amino-acid sequence MRLQSHVLFLCTGNSARSIMAEAILNHYSGGRFRAYSAGSRPKGLVHPLALETLRSHGIPIDGLRSKPLTEFLQADAPAIDYVVTVCSSAAKEACPLFPKKATIEHWDLPDPAAVEGDIDKQKEAFQKIFDVLHQRILLYFLSR is encoded by the coding sequence ATGAGGCTCCAATCGCATGTTTTGTTTTTGTGCACAGGCAATTCAGCCCGATCGATTATGGCGGAGGCCATTTTAAACCATTATAGTGGCGGCCGTTTCCGCGCCTATAGCGCGGGGAGCAGGCCAAAAGGACTAGTGCATCCCCTTGCTTTGGAAACTCTCCGATCACATGGAATTCCCATCGATGGGCTACGGAGTAAACCATTGACTGAGTTTTTGCAAGCCGATGCCCCTGCGATCGATTATGTCGTAACGGTTTGTTCAAGTGCTGCAAAAGAGGCCTGTCCACTTTTCCCTAAAAAGGCGACCATTGAACATTGGGATTTGCCAGATCCGGCAGCTGTCGAAGGGGATATAGACAAACAAAAAGAAGCTTTCCAAAAAATCTTTGACGTATTGCATCAGAGAATTCTCCTTTATTTTCTTAGTCGCTAA
- the arsB gene encoding ACR3 family arsenite efflux transporter, giving the protein MKSEEMVEMTLEQKGGIGFFEKYLTLWVALCIGAGIGLGKLFPGLFQFLGSIELMHVNLVVGFFVWLMIIPMLMKIDFSVLHRVRTHTRGMLVTLLVNWAIKPFSMAFFGWLFLKKIFFQLLPPDQLDSYIAGLILLAAAPCTAMVFVWSHLCLGDPYFTLCQVALNDTIMVFAFAPIVGLLLGVSSLHVPWGTLLLSVIFYILIPLLFSQWLRARILKEGGKQKLDRVLQLLHNPTLFALLATLILLFGFQGKVILKNPFIILLLAIPILVQVYFNSALAYMLNRKFGVAHCAAGPSALIGASNFFELAVATAISLYGLDSGAALATVVGVLIEVPVMLSVVEIVKKTQGWYTKG; this is encoded by the coding sequence ATGAAATCTGAAGAAATGGTGGAAATGACCTTAGAGCAAAAGGGAGGTATTGGGTTTTTTGAGAAGTATTTAACGCTATGGGTAGCCCTGTGTATAGGCGCTGGGATCGGATTAGGGAAATTGTTCCCAGGCCTTTTTCAGTTCCTTGGAAGCATTGAACTTATGCATGTGAATTTAGTTGTCGGCTTTTTTGTCTGGCTGATGATTATCCCTATGCTAATGAAAATCGATTTTAGTGTTCTTCACAGGGTAAGAACCCATACCCGAGGCATGCTTGTAACCCTGCTTGTCAACTGGGCCATCAAACCCTTCTCCATGGCTTTTTTCGGCTGGCTTTTTTTGAAAAAAATCTTTTTCCAGCTTCTCCCTCCCGATCAACTCGATTCGTACATAGCAGGACTGATTTTATTGGCCGCAGCCCCCTGCACAGCAATGGTTTTTGTTTGGAGCCATCTTTGCCTCGGTGATCCTTACTTTACCCTCTGCCAGGTCGCTCTCAATGATACCATCATGGTGTTTGCTTTCGCTCCCATTGTTGGGTTGCTTCTTGGTGTTTCTTCCCTCCACGTGCCCTGGGGCACTTTACTGCTCTCGGTCATCTTTTATATCCTCATCCCCCTTCTCTTTAGTCAATGGCTCCGTGCAAGAATTCTTAAAGAGGGAGGGAAGCAAAAGCTCGATAGGGTACTCCAACTGCTCCATAACCCTACCCTCTTTGCCCTGCTGGCAACCCTTATCTTGCTATTTGGCTTTCAAGGTAAAGTCATTCTGAAAAACCCTTTTATCATTCTGCTCCTTGCTATTCCTATCTTGGTGCAGGTCTATTTCAACTCAGCCTTAGCGTATATGCTCAATCGAAAGTTCGGAGTGGCTCACTGTGCCGCTGGCCCTTCTGCTCTAATTGGCGCAAGTAATTTTTTTGAATTAGCCGTGGCCACCGCCATCAGTCTTTATGGACTAGACTCTGGAGCAGCGCTCGCAACTGTTGTCGGTGTACTAATCGAAGTTCCCGTCATGCTTTCTGTTGTGGAAATCGTGAAAAAAACCCAAGGATGGTACACCAAAGGCTGA
- a CDS encoding AAA family ATPase translates to MLICLAFLALILTPNELGACLFCIEEPENFLHPYLIEGLVEVYLQRQ, encoded by the coding sequence TTGCTCATTTGTCTAGCTTTTCTTGCTCTTATTTTGACCCCAAACGAACTGGGAGCTTGTCTTTTTTGTATAGAAGAGCCTGAAAATTTTCTTCACCCTTATCTTATAGAGGGTCTTGTCGAAGTCTATTTACAACGCCAATGA
- a CDS encoding AAA family ATPase, which yields MQWRFYRLIPAVMRQPYVGPHFLFFLFENGQNFSSWLPFMLKNNQFYNRVKQLIIDLLPHIKDIQPDPTDYGPLPLSVSENNL from the coding sequence GTGCAATGGCGCTTTTATCGACTTATTCCTGCTGTTATGAGACAACCCTATGTTGGTCCCCATTTCCTTTTTTTTCTTTTTGAGAATGGTCAGAATTTTTCAAGCTGGTTGCCTTTTATGCTAAAGAATAACCAATTCTATAATCGGGTTAAACAACTCATTATCGATCTTCTTCCTCATATCAAAGACATACAACCTGATCCAACTGATTATGGGCCCCTACCGTTATCAGTATCTGAAAATAATCTATAG
- a CDS encoding class I SAM-dependent methyltransferase — translation MQRKLEEKEYLDELAYDSYLAKKGREGLKKINYIMGNFVWFKKRLRQVVSTQGTVHFIEIGAGDGSMGRFLYADPLLQKNLLLTGIDRVPRPQHWPVHWPWIQTDLFVLIDSGTFASGCYQGILANMVLHHFSSAQLAIIGNWIVQLSPLYLFCIEPLRSPLSLFELFLLRLAGLNQITFHDGWLSIKSGFMGLELPELLNLSSEQWQYKIDVTLLGAYRLEATKK, via the coding sequence ATGCAAAGAAAACTCGAAGAAAAGGAATACCTGGATGAGTTGGCTTATGATTCTTATCTGGCTAAAAAGGGAAGAGAAGGATTAAAGAAAATTAACTATATAATGGGAAATTTTGTATGGTTTAAAAAAAGGCTTCGGCAGGTAGTCTCTACACAGGGGACAGTACATTTTATAGAAATAGGCGCTGGCGATGGGTCTATGGGAAGGTTCCTTTATGCCGACCCATTGTTACAAAAAAATCTGTTGCTAACGGGAATAGATAGGGTTCCTAGGCCACAACACTGGCCTGTTCATTGGCCGTGGATTCAAACCGATCTTTTTGTTCTGATCGACTCTGGCACCTTTGCCTCAGGATGCTACCAAGGCATACTAGCCAATATGGTTCTGCATCATTTTTCGTCTGCCCAACTGGCTATAATTGGGAATTGGATCGTACAGCTTTCCCCTCTTTACCTTTTTTGTATTGAACCACTCCGCTCTCCTCTTTCTCTCTTCGAACTGTTCTTGCTCAGATTGGCCGGACTCAATCAAATAACCTTTCATGACGGCTGGCTAAGCATCAAAAGTGGGTTTATGGGATTGGAACTGCCAGAGCTTTTAAATCTTAGTTCCGAACAGTGGCAATATAAGATCGATGTAACCCTCTTGGGAGCTTACCGGTTAGAAGCCACAAAAAAATGA
- a CDS encoding beta-ketoacyl-[acyl-carrier-protein] synthase family protein has protein sequence MILQSICSMVPEHGYTQSECWEIFSQSIAAKTLKEASLDLVKRILLGDSWIERRYFAVDPIESVFEMSAEALNKAFEKLAPVLAAKSLKAVLDQSGLKATELDALFVCTCTGYLCPGLSSHIAEKVGMRSDSFLIDIVGHGCGAALPMLYSVKGFLKENPDCYAAAIAIELSSTAFYVDDDPGCLVSLCIFADGVNTTLWHHTKKGLGWHCKDFLSLHIPKNREKLRFENAFGKLRNKLHRTVPVLATEAVWELYKRFEKHSQTDLKRLIAHPGGKEVLIELRKALPCGKFEESEAVLRAFGNMSSPSVMFAFQKGIESQPIEKEFWLFSFGAGFSCHGCRIVMRH, from the coding sequence ATGATACTTCAATCCATCTGCTCCATGGTTCCAGAGCATGGTTATACGCAATCTGAATGCTGGGAAATCTTTAGCCAGTCTATAGCAGCTAAAACCCTAAAAGAGGCTTCTTTGGATTTAGTAAAAAGAATTCTACTTGGAGATAGCTGGATTGAACGCCGATATTTTGCTGTTGACCCTATCGAGTCAGTCTTTGAGATGTCAGCAGAAGCTTTAAACAAGGCCTTTGAAAAATTGGCTCCGGTTCTGGCTGCTAAATCCCTCAAAGCTGTGCTGGATCAATCTGGACTCAAGGCCACAGAACTGGACGCCCTTTTTGTTTGTACGTGCACGGGTTATCTTTGTCCAGGTCTTTCCAGTCACATTGCTGAAAAAGTAGGGATGCGATCCGATAGTTTCTTGATCGATATCGTAGGCCATGGCTGCGGAGCAGCACTACCTATGCTGTATTCGGTCAAAGGTTTTCTAAAAGAAAACCCAGATTGCTATGCTGCTGCCATTGCCATAGAACTTTCCTCTACCGCTTTCTATGTGGACGATGATCCAGGATGTCTGGTTAGCCTTTGTATTTTTGCCGATGGGGTCAATACCACCCTATGGCACCATACGAAAAAGGGTTTAGGATGGCATTGCAAAGATTTTTTATCGTTGCATATTCCAAAAAATCGAGAAAAGCTGAGATTCGAAAACGCTTTTGGAAAACTCCGCAATAAACTTCATCGAACAGTGCCTGTGCTTGCTACTGAAGCAGTATGGGAACTTTATAAAAGATTTGAAAAGCATTCTCAAACTGATTTGAAAAGGCTCATTGCTCATCCGGGAGGAAAAGAGGTATTGATCGAATTAAGAAAAGCCTTGCCTTGTGGAAAATTCGAAGAGAGTGAGGCAGTTCTTAGAGCTTTTGGCAATATGAGTAGTCCTTCGGTTATGTTCGCCTTTCAAAAAGGAATTGAATCCCAGCCAATAGAAAAGGAATTTTGGTTGTTTAGTTTTGGCGCTGGCTTTTCATGCCATGGTTGCCGTATCGTCATGAGGCACTGA
- a CDS encoding ArsR/SmtB family transcription factor, translated as MDNKTALLILNALAHKTRIEIFKLLIKAGSKGSCPGELAEKLQVPLTTLSFHLHHLKNSTLIEATQKGRQIVYYADFEKIAKLIGYLLEDCCGKDVESLIQFFCKTNEQEESSLSTERQTCR; from the coding sequence ATGGATAATAAGACGGCTCTTTTGATTTTAAATGCGCTGGCGCATAAAACTCGGATCGAGATCTTCAAGCTGCTTATAAAAGCAGGGTCCAAGGGGAGTTGTCCTGGAGAGCTGGCCGAAAAGCTGCAAGTGCCTTTGACAACCCTATCCTTTCATTTGCATCATTTAAAAAATTCGACACTTATTGAGGCCACACAGAAAGGCAGACAGATTGTCTATTATGCTGATTTTGAAAAGATCGCTAAGTTAATTGGCTATTTGCTCGAAGACTGTTGCGGAAAAGATGTGGAATCGTTGATTCAATTTTTCTGTAAAACAAATGAACAAGAGGAAAGTTCTCTTTCCACTGAAAGGCAGACCTGCAGATGA
- a CDS encoding Slp family lipoprotein: MKSVNKIARFFFLGIFFYALVASASPIPKEIRKEAKNQPSFELLLKNPESFKNHLVLLGGVIIENTPLEDRTELLIEHRKLGSSGRPKYSTKNKKRFSVVTKDFLDPEIYAQGRFITVYGKVGSLQKGKEKQLLVYAKFIYLWPEDFIPSSGWYMGIGPGFFF, translated from the coding sequence ATGAAATCAGTAAATAAGATAGCTCGTTTTTTCTTTTTGGGGATCTTCTTTTATGCATTGGTTGCCTCTGCTTCTCCGATTCCTAAAGAAATACGAAAGGAAGCTAAAAACCAGCCTTCTTTTGAGTTGCTACTAAAAAATCCTGAATCCTTTAAAAATCATTTGGTGCTGTTAGGAGGAGTAATTATAGAAAATACACCCTTAGAAGATCGTACAGAACTTCTTATAGAACATAGAAAACTTGGCAGTTCAGGAAGACCTAAATATTCAACCAAAAATAAAAAAAGGTTTTCAGTAGTCACTAAGGATTTTCTAGATCCAGAAATTTATGCCCAAGGCCGATTTATTACAGTTTACGGAAAGGTTGGTAGCTTACAAAAAGGAAAAGAAAAACAACTCCTTGTCTATGCCAAATTTATCTATCTTTGGCCTGAAGACTTTATTCCAAGCAGTGGATGGTACATGGGAATAGGACCAGGGTTTTTCTTTTAA